Proteins encoded within one genomic window of Micromonospora halotolerans:
- a CDS encoding aspartate kinase, translating to MALVVQKYGGSSVANAERIKRVAERIVAARKAGDDVVVVVSAMGDTTDELLDLANQVSPLPPGRELDMLLTAGERISMALLAMAIHNLGYEARSFTGSQAGVLTTSVHGRARIIDVTPGRLKGALDEGAVVIVAGFQGVSQDTKDVTTLGRGGSDTTAVALAAALDADVCEIYTDVDGVFTADPRIVPNARHIKHITYEEMLELAACGAKVLHLRSVEYARRAGLPIHVRSSYSTNTGTMVTGSMEDLPVEQALITGVAHDRSEAKITIVGVPDEPGAAARIFDTVAGAEINIDMIVQNVSTEGTGRTDISFTLPKTDGPTAMAALSKIQEQVKFKGLLYDDHVGKVSLIGAGMRSHPGVAAGFFAALGAAGVNIEMISTSEIRVSVVCRDTDLDKAVRAIHDAFELGGDTEAVVYAGTGR from the coding sequence GTACGGCGGGTCCTCCGTCGCCAACGCCGAGCGGATCAAGCGGGTGGCCGAGCGCATCGTGGCCGCCCGCAAGGCCGGCGACGACGTGGTCGTGGTGGTCTCGGCCATGGGAGACACCACCGACGAGCTGCTCGACCTGGCCAACCAGGTCAGCCCGCTGCCGCCGGGCCGCGAGCTGGACATGCTGCTCACCGCCGGGGAGCGGATCTCCATGGCGCTGCTGGCCATGGCCATCCACAACCTGGGCTACGAGGCCCGCTCGTTCACCGGCTCGCAGGCCGGCGTGCTCACCACCTCGGTGCACGGCCGGGCGCGGATCATCGACGTCACCCCGGGCCGCCTCAAGGGCGCGCTGGACGAGGGCGCCGTGGTCATCGTGGCCGGCTTCCAGGGCGTCTCGCAGGACACCAAGGACGTCACCACGCTGGGCCGGGGCGGGTCGGACACCACCGCCGTGGCCCTCGCCGCCGCGCTCGACGCGGACGTCTGCGAGATCTACACCGACGTGGACGGCGTCTTCACGGCCGACCCGCGGATCGTGCCGAACGCCCGGCACATCAAGCACATCACCTACGAGGAGATGCTGGAACTGGCCGCCTGCGGCGCCAAGGTGCTGCACCTGCGCAGCGTCGAGTACGCCCGGCGCGCGGGGTTGCCGATCCACGTCCGTTCGTCATACTCGACCAACACCGGCACGATGGTCACCGGATCGATGGAGGACCTTCCTGTGGAACAGGCACTGATCACCGGGGTCGCCCACGACCGCAGCGAGGCGAAGATCACCATCGTCGGGGTGCCCGACGAGCCGGGTGCCGCCGCGCGGATCTTCGACACCGTGGCCGGCGCCGAGATCAACATCGACATGATCGTGCAGAACGTGTCCACCGAGGGCACCGGCCGCACGGACATCTCCTTCACGCTGCCCAAGACCGACGGCCCGACCGCCATGGCCGCGCTCAGCAAGATCCAGGAGCAGGTCAAGTTCAAGGGCCTGCTCTACGACGACCACGTCGGCAAGGTCTCCCTGATCGGTGCCGGCATGCGCTCGCACCCGGGTGTCGCGGCCGGCTTCTTCGCCGCCCTCGGCGCGGCCGGGGTCAACATCGAAATGATCTCCACCTCGGAGATCCGGGTCTCCGTGGTCTGCCGGGACACCGACCTCGACAAGGCGGTCCGGGCCATCCACGACGCCTTCGAGCTGGGCGGTGACACCGAAGCCGTCGTCTACGCCGGGACCGGGCGGTAG
- a CDS encoding aspartate-semialdehyde dehydrogenase, with amino-acid sequence MSSLPTLAVVGATGAVGTVMCQILSSRRNVWGEIRLLASERSVGRQVQCRGESLTVQALTPEAFDGVDVAMFDVPDAVSAEWAPVAVSRGAVAVDNSGAFRMDRDVPLVVPEINPEQVRNRPKGIIANANCTTLAMIVAIAPLHREYGLRELVLASYQAVSGAGQAGVDALHAQLGKIAGDRVLGSRPGDVRQAVGDELGPFPAPLALNVVPWAGSLADGGWSSEELKMRNESRKILGLPDLKVSATCVRVPVVTGHSVAVHAVFATEVDAEGAREVLRNAPGVILVDDPAAGEFPMPIDAVGTDPSWVGRIRRAVDDPRALDLFVTGDNLRKGAALNTAQIAELLAKELTR; translated from the coding sequence ATGTCGTCGCTGCCCACCCTCGCCGTGGTCGGGGCGACCGGTGCCGTCGGCACGGTGATGTGCCAGATCCTCTCCTCCCGCCGCAACGTGTGGGGCGAGATCCGGTTGCTCGCCTCCGAGCGCTCGGTCGGCCGCCAGGTCCAGTGCCGGGGCGAGTCGCTGACCGTCCAGGCACTCACCCCGGAGGCGTTCGACGGCGTCGACGTGGCGATGTTCGACGTCCCGGACGCGGTCTCGGCCGAGTGGGCACCGGTCGCGGTCAGCCGCGGGGCGGTCGCGGTGGACAACTCCGGCGCGTTCCGGATGGACCGTGACGTGCCGCTGGTCGTTCCCGAGATCAACCCGGAGCAGGTCCGGAACCGGCCGAAGGGGATCATCGCCAACGCCAACTGCACCACCCTGGCGATGATCGTGGCGATCGCCCCGCTGCACCGCGAGTACGGGCTGCGCGAGCTTGTGCTCGCGTCGTACCAGGCGGTCTCCGGGGCGGGGCAGGCCGGCGTGGACGCGCTGCACGCCCAGCTCGGCAAGATCGCCGGGGACCGGGTGCTCGGCTCCCGGCCGGGCGACGTCCGGCAGGCGGTCGGCGACGAGCTGGGCCCGTTCCCGGCGCCGCTCGCGCTCAACGTGGTGCCCTGGGCCGGCTCACTCGCGGACGGCGGCTGGTCGTCCGAGGAGCTGAAGATGCGCAACGAGTCGCGCAAGATCCTCGGGCTGCCCGACCTCAAGGTCTCCGCGACCTGCGTCCGGGTGCCCGTGGTGACCGGCCACTCGGTCGCGGTGCACGCGGTCTTCGCCACCGAGGTCGACGCCGAGGGCGCCCGCGAGGTGCTGCGCAACGCGCCCGGCGTGATCCTGGTCGACGACCCGGCCGCCGGCGAGTTCCCGATGCCGATCGACGCGGTGGGCACCGACCCGTCCTGGGTCGGCCGGATCCGCCGCGCCGTCGACGACCCGCGTGCCCTCGACCTCTTCGTCACCGGCGACAACCTGCGCAAGGGCGCCGCCCTGAACACCGCCCAGATCGCCGAGCTGCTGGCCAAAGAGCTGACCCGCTGA